A window of the Diorhabda carinulata isolate Delta chromosome 1, icDioCari1.1, whole genome shotgun sequence genome harbors these coding sequences:
- the LOC130899052 gene encoding cyclin-dependent kinases regulatory subunit-like, translated as MPAENIQYSEKYADEKYEYRHVILPPDLAKLVPRPHLMTETEWRNLGVQQSPNWVHYMLHTPEPHVLLFRRPLITNTYREF; from the coding sequence atgcCCGCAGAGAACATTCAATATTCTGAAAAGTATGCTGACGAAAAGTATGAATATAGGCATGTAATTCTGCCTCCAGATTTAGCAAAATTAGTGCCTCGACCACATTTAATGACTGAAACCGAATGGAGAAATTTAGGAGTTCAACAAAGTCCTAATTGGGTTCATTATATGTTACATACTCCAGAGCCACATGTCTTATTGTTTCGACGACCACTAATTACCAATACTTAtcgtgaattttga